The proteins below are encoded in one region of Candidatus Eremiobacterota bacterium:
- the mutL gene encoding DNA mismatch repair endonuclease MutL: MAQIRILDRDTREKIAAGEVIERPLSVVKELVENSIDAGSTSITVELQDGGVREMKITDNGCGMAPGDMGLAVQRFATSKIADFDDLEKLATLGFRGEALPSIAAVSRMEITSRPEGEECAFRLVIEGGEAGEIREAPGDRGTHISVTKLFFNTPARKKFLKNPVQETAQISHLLSKIALSRRDIHFRLKSNGKNVFSFPAAMGVRDCLATLWTVEDQDDIREMTCQEGSLSIRGYLCHPRIVRGNRQEETVFVNGRLIKSSLILQALQDGYHPLVPPRRYPLALLFLTLPGGELDVNVHPTKTEIRFEKANSIFRMVRDAVAAATRQFRIPSYEALVTEVKEQGRERSFQIGLPYDSVTGEVIDEAGESGGPWNPPEAPRELKSPSPWKAPPAPEKASGFLPLAQLYGTYIVGEKNGALVIIDQHAGHERIVYEELDGKESATHSMAQGMLFSPVYEFSPSESLFLSEHLDELSRMGLSMEHFGGTSFRVLSMPPFIKEREVEPFVRTVLSELMEGRKSQDSDIPERLRKIMACRGSVQAGDRLTPEEMSALEKNLMETCDPFHCPHGRPTMIRLERDDLEKLFKRK, translated from the coding sequence ATGGCACAGATAAGGATTCTTGACAGGGATACCAGGGAGAAGATTGCCGCCGGGGAAGTCATCGAGAGACCTCTCTCCGTCGTCAAGGAGCTCGTGGAAAACTCCATTGACGCGGGGAGCACCTCCATCACCGTCGAGCTCCAGGATGGCGGCGTCAGGGAGATGAAAATCACCGACAATGGCTGCGGGATGGCCCCGGGTGACATGGGCCTCGCAGTGCAGCGATTTGCCACCAGCAAGATAGCGGATTTTGACGACCTTGAGAAGCTTGCCACGCTGGGTTTCAGGGGTGAAGCCCTACCCAGCATTGCAGCCGTGTCAAGGATGGAGATCACCTCGAGGCCGGAGGGGGAGGAATGCGCCTTCAGGCTCGTGATAGAAGGCGGTGAGGCTGGTGAGATCAGGGAGGCCCCCGGCGACAGGGGGACCCATATTTCGGTGACAAAACTCTTCTTCAATACGCCAGCCCGGAAAAAATTCCTCAAGAACCCCGTGCAGGAGACAGCACAGATCTCCCACCTCCTCTCCAAGATTGCCCTCTCAAGGAGAGACATACACTTCAGGCTGAAGTCGAACGGAAAGAATGTTTTCAGCTTCCCCGCCGCCATGGGCGTAAGGGACTGCCTGGCCACCCTCTGGACTGTCGAAGACCAGGACGATATAAGGGAAATGACCTGTCAGGAGGGTTCCTTAAGCATCAGGGGGTACCTCTGCCATCCCCGTATCGTGAGGGGAAACCGCCAGGAGGAGACCGTATTTGTCAACGGCAGGCTCATAAAGAGCTCCCTGATCCTTCAGGCCCTGCAGGACGGCTATCATCCCCTTGTCCCTCCCCGGCGCTACCCGCTGGCACTCCTTTTCCTCACCCTGCCGGGTGGCGAGCTGGACGTGAATGTCCATCCCACGAAGACTGAGATCCGCTTTGAAAAGGCAAACTCTATATTCAGGATGGTGAGGGATGCCGTGGCGGCCGCCACAAGGCAGTTCAGGATCCCTTCCTATGAGGCGCTTGTCACGGAAGTGAAGGAGCAAGGGAGGGAGCGTTCCTTCCAGATAGGACTGCCGTACGATTCCGTCACCGGCGAGGTCATCGATGAGGCAGGGGAAAGCGGCGGCCCCTGGAACCCGCCTGAAGCCCCCCGGGAATTGAAATCCCCTTCCCCATGGAAAGCCCCCCCCGCCCCGGAGAAAGCCTCGGGCTTTCTTCCTCTTGCCCAGCTCTACGGTACCTATATCGTAGGGGAAAAGAACGGGGCCCTTGTGATTATCGACCAGCACGCAGGCCACGAGAGGATTGTCTATGAAGAGCTTGACGGGAAGGAATCAGCGACCCATTCCATGGCACAGGGTATGCTCTTCTCGCCGGTATACGAATTTTCCCCTTCGGAAAGCCTTTTTCTCAGTGAGCACCTTGATGAGTTAAGCAGGATGGGCCTTTCTATGGAGCATTTCGGGGGAACATCCTTCAGGGTTCTCTCTATGCCTCCCTTCATCAAGGAAAGAGAGGTGGAGCCCTTTGTGCGCACAGTGCTCTCAGAGCTTATGGAAGGCAGAAAATCACAGGATTCCGATATCCCCGAGCGCCTGAGGAAAATCATGGCCTGCAGGGGCTCCGTGCAGGCCGGCGACCGCCTCACCCCCGAGGAGATGTCGGCCCTGGAGAAGAACCTCATGGAAACCTGCGATCCTTTTCACTGCCCCCACGGGAGGCCTACGATGATAAGACTTGAAAGGGACGATCTGGAAAAGCTATTTAAGAGAAAATAA
- the hfq gene encoding RNA chaperone Hfq — protein MQLNLQDAYLAQCKKENQGVIIYLVNGFQLKGNIKGFDNFTIFIENGEGKLQMIYKHAVTTINAVKNINTVFLGDAFKEALGTGEKKEKVGVLSEK, from the coding sequence ATGCAGCTCAATCTTCAGGATGCCTACCTTGCGCAGTGCAAAAAAGAGAACCAGGGTGTGATAATTTACCTGGTCAACGGCTTCCAGCTCAAAGGCAATATTAAAGGATTCGATAATTTCACCATTTTTATCGAAAATGGCGAGGGGAAACTCCAGATGATCTACAAGCACGCGGTCACCACCATTAACGCAGTCAAGAATATCAACACGGTATTCCTTGGCGATGCCTTCAAGGAGGCACTCGGGACGGGGGAGAAGAAAGAAAAAGTAGGAGTATTGTCAGAGAAGTAA
- the dapF gene encoding diaminopimelate epimerase: MHFVKMHGLGNDFIIADGRELGGIPPERMALSLCERRRGIGADGLLLYYHSTTDSAEFEMRLYNPDGSQAEMCGNGIRCLAKLLYDKNLVRRREFSIATKAGLKGVSVFEENESIWLVEVNMGIPRLRCREIPVICDGDGDSQFFMRMIQAGGRNYEATCVNMGNPHCVIFVEGFSGIRLHDEGKALEYHPLFPERTNVEFVKVRAADHLEVKVWERGAGETQACGTGACASLVAAFLAGKTGRTAKVDLPGGTLQVTWKESGEVFMKGPAIEVFAGEIPLDI; the protein is encoded by the coding sequence ATGCACTTCGTCAAGATGCATGGACTCGGAAATGATTTCATAATCGCTGACGGCCGTGAGCTTGGAGGCATCCCGCCTGAGCGTATGGCCCTCTCCCTCTGCGAGAGAAGGCGCGGGATAGGTGCCGATGGCCTGCTCCTTTATTACCATTCCACAACAGACAGCGCTGAATTTGAGATGCGGCTCTACAACCCTGACGGCTCCCAGGCGGAAATGTGCGGGAACGGGATCCGGTGCCTTGCAAAGCTCCTTTATGACAAAAACCTCGTGAGAAGAAGAGAGTTCTCCATCGCCACAAAGGCCGGCCTGAAAGGGGTTTCTGTGTTCGAGGAGAATGAAAGCATATGGCTTGTCGAGGTGAATATGGGCATTCCGAGGCTCCGCTGCAGGGAGATACCTGTTATCTGTGACGGCGACGGCGACAGCCAGTTTTTCATGAGGATGATCCAGGCAGGGGGCAGGAACTACGAAGCGACCTGCGTGAATATGGGCAACCCTCACTGCGTGATTTTCGTGGAGGGCTTCAGCGGAATCAGGCTTCACGACGAAGGGAAAGCCCTGGAATATCACCCTCTTTTCCCTGAGAGAACCAATGTGGAGTTTGTGAAGGTCCGCGCAGCGGATCATCTTGAAGTGAAAGTATGGGAGCGCGGCGCCGGGGAGACACAGGCCTGCGGCACGGGGGCCTGCGCATCACTTGTGGCAGCCTTTCTCGCAGGGAAAACAGGCAGGACTGCAAAGGTCGATCTCCCCGGCGGCACATTACAGGTTACCTGGAAAGAATCAGGCGAGGTATTCATGAAAGGCCCCGCCATTGAGGTTTTTGCGGGCGAGATACCCCTGGATATATGA
- a CDS encoding 4Fe-4S binding protein, whose translation MPLIEVDVERCKGCMLCAHFCPKKIIDASEHLNTKGYYPARQKDQEKCVGCATCGRMCPDVAITVYK comes from the coding sequence ATGCCATTAATAGAGGTGGATGTTGAGAGGTGCAAGGGCTGCATGCTGTGCGCCCATTTCTGCCCGAAGAAGATTATCGATGCCTCGGAGCACCTCAACACCAAGGGTTATTACCCTGCGAGGCAGAAAGACCAGGAGAAGTGCGTCGGGTGCGCCACCTGCGGGCGCATGTGCCCTGACGTGGCAATCACGGTCTACAAGTAA
- a CDS encoding 3-methyl-2-oxobutanoate dehydrogenase subunit VorB, whose translation MGKKVLMKGNEAIGEAAITAGCRHFFGYPITPQSELPAYLAKRMPQEGGVFLQGESEVASVNMVYGASSAGVRVMTSSSSPGVSLKQEGISYMVGAELPALVCNVQRAGPGLGTIQPAQSDYFQATKGGGHGDYNIIVLSPSSVQEIVDMVRMAFDLADTYRNPCMLLTDGMLGQLMEPVDFGDYKPMVFEKPWALTGCKGRPKNTVTSIYIQPERMEEHNLKLQKKFAAIREKEQRWEELSLSDDTEILVVAHGTMARIVKSAMKEAQEQGVKVGVIRPITVWPFPEKAFRNLRNIQTVLVVEMSAGQMLEDVKLSINGRLPVHFFGRMGGMVPTVEQILSQIMSLRKSPAKL comes from the coding sequence ATGGGGAAAAAAGTATTGATGAAAGGTAATGAAGCCATTGGCGAGGCGGCTATCACGGCGGGGTGCCGGCATTTCTTCGGCTATCCCATCACCCCGCAGAGCGAGCTGCCTGCCTATCTGGCAAAGAGAATGCCCCAGGAGGGAGGCGTCTTTCTCCAGGGCGAAAGCGAGGTGGCCTCGGTAAACATGGTGTACGGGGCGTCCTCGGCAGGAGTAAGGGTGATGACGTCATCGTCAAGCCCCGGCGTGAGCCTCAAGCAGGAAGGTATCTCCTACATGGTGGGCGCCGAGCTTCCCGCGCTTGTCTGCAACGTGCAGCGGGCAGGACCGGGCCTGGGCACCATCCAGCCGGCCCAGTCCGATTATTTCCAGGCCACCAAGGGAGGGGGCCATGGTGATTACAATATAATAGTCCTCTCCCCGTCATCGGTGCAGGAGATCGTGGATATGGTGAGAATGGCCTTTGACCTGGCCGACACCTACCGGAACCCCTGCATGCTCCTCACCGACGGGATGCTGGGCCAGCTCATGGAGCCCGTGGATTTCGGCGATTACAAGCCCATGGTCTTTGAAAAGCCATGGGCACTCACCGGCTGCAAGGGGCGGCCGAAGAACACCGTCACCTCAATTTACATCCAGCCTGAGAGGATGGAAGAGCACAACCTGAAGCTCCAGAAGAAATTCGCCGCAATACGGGAGAAAGAGCAGCGCTGGGAGGAGCTGAGCCTCAGCGATGACACGGAAATTCTTGTCGTCGCCCACGGCACGATGGCGCGCATCGTGAAATCGGCGATGAAGGAGGCCCAGGAGCAGGGAGTGAAAGTGGGCGTCATACGCCCCATCACCGTATGGCCCTTCCCCGAAAAGGCCTTCAGAAACCTCAGGAACATCCAGACGGTGCTTGTCGTGGAGATGAGCGCGGGCCAGATGCTGGAGGATGTCAAGCTCTCCATAAACGGGAGGCTCCCCGTCCATTTCTTCGGGAGAATGGGCGGGATGGTCCCCACCGTCGAGCAGATTCTATCCCAGATAATGAGCCTCAGGAAGAGTCCCGCGAAGCTCTGA
- a CDS encoding thiamine pyrophosphate-dependent enzyme produces the protein MEKVFEKPVSIDEKHFSYCAGCTHGIIHRLIAESIDELGIRERTVGVSPVGCAVFAYEFFNFDCVGAAHGRAPAVATGIKRSRPDCIVFTYQGDGDLAAIGTAEIVHAATRGEKITVIFVNNAIYGMTGGQMAPTTLIGQYSETTPYGRKAELHGFPIKVSEMLSTLEGAQFIQRVTVMNPASVIKAKQAIKKAFKNQVDGKGFNLVEILSTCPSCWGMAPLKALDWLKENMIPVFPLGVYKDRDAGEAAGAKAEE, from the coding sequence ATGGAGAAGGTATTTGAAAAACCAGTATCAATTGACGAAAAGCATTTCAGCTACTGCGCCGGGTGCACTCACGGCATCATCCACCGCCTCATCGCCGAATCGATTGATGAGCTGGGGATCCGCGAGAGGACCGTGGGAGTGTCTCCCGTCGGATGCGCCGTTTTTGCCTACGAATTTTTCAATTTTGACTGCGTGGGCGCCGCCCACGGGAGGGCTCCTGCAGTGGCCACGGGTATCAAGCGGTCAAGGCCTGACTGCATTGTCTTCACTTACCAGGGCGACGGCGATCTTGCCGCAATCGGGACCGCCGAGATCGTCCACGCTGCCACGAGGGGCGAAAAGATAACGGTCATATTCGTCAACAACGCCATCTACGGGATGACCGGCGGCCAGATGGCGCCCACCACCCTTATCGGCCAATACTCGGAGACCACGCCCTACGGCAGGAAGGCTGAGCTCCATGGCTTTCCGATAAAGGTCTCGGAAATGCTCTCGACCCTCGAGGGCGCGCAATTCATCCAGCGGGTCACCGTCATGAACCCCGCCTCGGTCATCAAGGCAAAGCAGGCCATCAAGAAGGCTTTCAAGAACCAGGTGGACGGCAAGGGCTTCAACCTGGTGGAAATACTCTCCACGTGCCCTTCATGCTGGGGAATGGCGCCCCTCAAGGCGCTTGACTGGCTCAAAGAGAACATGATCCCCGTGTTCCCCCTTGGTGTTTACAAGGACAGGGATGCCGGGGAGGCCGCCGGAGCAAAGGCGGAAGAATGA
- a CDS encoding 2-oxoacid:acceptor oxidoreductase family protein — MHEELIIAGFGGQGVMLIGQLLTYSGMSEGKNVLWMPAYGPETRGGFANCTVIISEQEIYAPIISKPLSLIIMNLPSLDKFEDSLKSGGLIVVNKSLVNREVKRSDVETVMIPATEIATEMGNVRAANMVALGAYIEKRGSVSFESVMEALPKMFPGKEKIIPLNREALKKGAEFVKVSA; from the coding sequence ATGCACGAAGAACTGATTATTGCCGGATTCGGCGGCCAGGGCGTGATGCTCATAGGCCAGCTTCTCACTTATTCAGGAATGAGCGAAGGAAAGAACGTGCTCTGGATGCCTGCATACGGCCCCGAGACGAGAGGAGGCTTCGCCAACTGCACCGTCATCATCTCAGAGCAGGAGATTTACGCGCCCATCATCTCCAAGCCTCTCTCGCTCATCATCATGAACCTTCCCTCCCTGGACAAATTTGAGGATTCCCTCAAGAGCGGCGGCCTCATCGTGGTAAACAAGTCGCTTGTCAACAGGGAAGTGAAGAGGAGCGACGTGGAAACCGTCATGATCCCCGCCACTGAGATTGCCACTGAGATGGGCAACGTGAGGGCTGCCAACATGGTGGCCCTGGGCGCCTATATCGAAAAGCGGGGCTCCGTCTCCTTTGAGAGTGTCATGGAAGCACTTCCCAAGATGTTTCCCGGCAAGGAGAAGATAATTCCTCTCAACAGGGAAGCCCTGAAAAAGGGAGCAGAATTCGTGAAAGTAAGCGCATAG